The Primulina huaijiensis isolate GDHJ02 chromosome 9, ASM1229523v2, whole genome shotgun sequence genomic interval GCATTTCAAGTCAGCTAGGGTTAAGGACTATGATGGAAGTTCTGACCGTGAAGAACTTCTGGCCAGATTCGAAAACATGGCCATGCTACACTGTTATGGGAATCAAATCAAATGCAAAGTATTTCTGACAACCTTGATAGACTCAGCCCAAAGATGGTTTGAAGGGCTAACACCTCAAAGCATTCattgctttgaagattttcaaaagataTTCTTACATCAGTTCAGCagcagcaagaaatacaagaagactgcttttagtCTATTTGAGGTGAAGCAGGGCCAAGATGAAACTCTGAGAGCCTACATCAAGAAGTTTAATCGAGTAGCTTCGGAAGTCCCCGCATGTGCTCCAGAGACAAAAGCCACAGCTTTTATGCAAGGATTGTGGGAAGGAGATTTTTTTTGATCCCTGACCAAGAAACTGCCCGAGAACTTTGAAGATCTCTTGTCCTGGGCggaaaaatacatcaacatggaggaagcGCAGAATCAAAAAAGAGAAGCCTTAAAAAGAACCAGAGGAGACCTGGTTGTCAGACCCGAGGAGAGAGACCACAAGAGAAATGGTCTTGGACACTTCTCTCATGTACCCTTGAGATTGCCAGGGATCGAGAAATTCATGAATGCAGTTCAGACATAGCCCCGCTTCCCAGTCCAATGGCGAGGGCACCAAGAGCAGAAAAGATAGGGTTTTGCACCCTTCACAAGGAGTGTTCTCACAACACGAATGAGTTCTGAACTTTAAGAAAAGAATCCAGTAGGCGTTCTATGCCAGCACCTCACCCCTCCCAAGATAATTCTAGACAACCACCTTGGTTGTCTAGACGCCCCGGACCTAATACTCCTCAAAAGTCAACAGACACCCCGAGCGAAAGTAGAAGGGAGGAAGCGAGTTCCCGTTAAGAAATGAGTAGACAAGCAGAGAAGAAGGGCCCTTCCCCGAGCCGAGgagtaataaaaatgatttcgaGAGGGTCCACAGACGGTGATTCCAACCGGACTTGGAAGGCAAGAAGCAGAAAGGAGTTCTTGGAGGTTGATGGGAGTGGGAGAAACGAGCCAGTTATCAGCTTTGGCCCAGAAGACCTCAGGGGAGTCAGtctaccccacaatgatgctCTTGTTATCCAAGCCCGAGTGGGTAATTATGATGTATTAAGAGTATTTGTTGACAATGGCAGTTCTATCAATGTCATCTTTAAAGAAGCACTGGTCCAAATGGATTTGCATGAATATCAGTTAGAAGCGGTTGAGATTGCCCTGTTTGGTTTTGCTGGACATGCCGTGTACCCTGAAGGGGAAATCACCCTGCCACTGACCTTGGGTACCGGGGACTTGAGGAAAACTGTGATGACAATCTTTACAGTGGTGGATGCCCCGTCCTCATACAACATCATCTTGGGGAGGCTAGCTATGAATGAGCTGAGAGCTGTGGCCTCCACTTAtcatcaaaaaattaaatttcctgTATGCGGAGGGGTCGGAGAAGTTAAGGGAGATCAACCCTCTTCTCGGAAATGTTATGGGGAGACTGTCCGGGTAGATCAGAAGAAGGCGAGAAGAGAGTGGAAGGGAAAGGAGAGTCAAGAGGAGGTGGCCAGAGAGAGAGAAGTACATTTTGTTGCGGAAGAAGAGCAAGAAGTGGTGGAAATTGAGTCGGGAAAGCACGTCTGGGTGGCCCGAGACATCTACGCGTCCACCCGggtaaatcttttaaattgtttaaaagCTAATGTTAGTGTTTTCGCTTGGTCTCAACAGGAATTAGCCGGGGTCTCACCCCAAGTGGCTGAgcataaattaaatatcctCTCGGGATCCCGGCCTGTGAAACAGAAGAAGAGGCATTTTGGCCCTGAAAAAGATAAAGTAATTGGGGAGCAGGTGGGAGAACTATTGCTGGCCGGCCACATCAGAGAAGTCCAATTTCATACTTGGCTATCAAATGTGGTGCTCATTCCGAAGGCCACGGGAAAGTGGAGAATGTGCGTCGATTTAAGG includes:
- the LOC140983836 gene encoding uncharacterized protein, with amino-acid sequence MSRQAEKKGPSPSRGVIKMISRGSTDGDSNRTWKARSRKEFLEVDGSGRNEPVISFGPEDLRGVSLPHNDALVIQARVGNYDVLRVFVDNGSSINVIFKEALVQMDLHEYQLEAVEIALFGFAGHAVYPEGEITLPLTLGTGDLRKTVMTIFTVVDAPSSYNIILGRLAMNELRAVASTYHQKIKFPVCGGVGEVKGDQPSSRKCYGETVRVDQKKARREWKGKESQEEVAREREVHFVAEEEQEVVEIESGKHVWVARDIYASTRVNLLNCLKANVSVFAWSQQELAGVSPQVAEHKLNILSGSRPVKQKKRHFGPEKDKVIGEQVGELLLAGHIREVQFHTWLSNVVLIPKATGKWRMCVDLRDLNKACPKDCYPLPRIDQLVDSTSGCELLSFLNAYQGYHQIPLALEDQDKASFITSGGTFCYVVMLFGLKNAGATYQRLMNHVFQKQIGRNIEVYVDDIMIKSRKVSCFIDDLAETFTTLKQYGIKLNPAKCAFGVKIGKFLGFMVTDRGIEVNPEKIKAILNMPSPQSVQDVHKLTGRIAALSRFISRSAHRSYPFFQVLIKAQKFGWDDKCEQACQGLL